The bacterium genome contains a region encoding:
- the rlmN gene encoding putative dual-specificity RNA methyltransferase RlmN produces the protein MERSLYDYSSPELAALIAAVGEPSFRLQQVQSWLFKQRESDPAKMTNLPVALRAALAAAVVPTMLEAEAILESADGSRKVVWRLRDGARIETVWMPTESRLTLCLSSQVGCALGCTFCATGTMGLVRQLTPGEYLEQVLLLDRRFERRPDNLVLMGMGEPLHNRPHLDHLLHALGDLAGYGFSLTRVTLSTAGLMDELLEFHHDFPQVNLAISLVSPFDETRSVLMPINRKYPVARIAQTIRQIDPKWGGRVTLEYPLMAEINDRPEDVRELVRVFGGCRVKVNLIPYNTTAHATYSRPEREVIALFQDALQRAHIPAFVRWSRGQDVGAACGQLVTA, from the coding sequence GTGGAACGGTCCCTCTACGATTACTCATCGCCGGAACTGGCGGCCCTCATCGCCGCGGTGGGGGAGCCCTCATTTCGGCTGCAGCAGGTGCAGTCGTGGCTCTTCAAGCAGCGGGAAAGCGATCCCGCGAAGATGACCAATCTCCCGGTGGCTTTGCGGGCTGCCCTTGCGGCTGCTGTTGTCCCCACGATGCTGGAAGCGGAAGCGATCCTTGAATCCGCCGATGGCTCCCGCAAAGTGGTGTGGCGCTTACGGGATGGCGCGCGGATCGAAACTGTCTGGATGCCGACCGAGTCGAGGCTCACGCTCTGTCTCTCATCACAGGTCGGCTGTGCGCTGGGATGCACCTTCTGCGCGACCGGGACCATGGGACTGGTCCGTCAGCTGACTCCCGGCGAGTATCTGGAACAGGTGTTGTTGCTGGATCGACGCTTCGAGCGACGTCCGGATAATCTGGTGCTGATGGGGATGGGGGAGCCGCTGCACAATCGCCCGCACCTGGACCACTTACTGCATGCCCTCGGTGATCTGGCGGGCTATGGCTTCTCCCTGACCCGCGTCACCTTGTCGACTGCCGGACTCATGGATGAGCTGTTGGAGTTCCATCACGACTTTCCGCAGGTGAATCTCGCCATCAGCCTGGTCAGTCCCTTTGATGAGACCCGCAGTGTGCTGATGCCGATAAATCGCAAGTACCCGGTCGCCCGGATCGCGCAGACCATCCGGCAGATCGATCCCAAATGGGGGGGGCGGGTGACGCTGGAGTATCCCCTCATGGCCGAGATCAATGACCGCCCGGAAGATGTTCGGGAACTGGTCCGGGTCTTTGGCGGCTGTCGGGTGAAGGTCAATCTGATTCCCTACAACACCACAGCGCACGCCACCTACAGTCGTCCGGAGCGGGAGGTCATCGCCCTCTTTCAGGACGCCCTCCAGCGAGCCCACATCCCGGCGTTTGTCCGATGGTCCCGGGGCCAGGATGTTGGGGCCGCCTGCGGACAGCTCGTCACTGCCTGA
- the tolB_5 gene encoding Protein TolB yields MRSAVVLSGLCTLCLLPAGTAISAPAPASAKAPAVLSSGQRVVYESDVNKDGQPLIYTFTLENTTPVQVTDEPASHPGISRSGDIYYNRVITPVWGIITKIYHRQWPNGTEQGVTANELGDEYQPAISRDNQILAFTAKRYFTPKVGRPQDVIDLMAYKRPFVEQRQLTQSVAVESNPAVDATGQYIYATQTNGEHTEVWRYAYADAKAERIAGIEDGVRTNCHEPAVDGQNRWCVYSSTRDGNSEIYIRDLKTMVETRLTTNESYDGQPSITEDGSRIVFVSDRDGDKELFAMDRTGGNLRQLTNNTWDDTSPSVQ; encoded by the coding sequence ATGCGCTCAGCCGTGGTGCTGTCCGGACTTTGCACCCTTTGCCTGCTGCCTGCCGGAACCGCCATCAGCGCCCCAGCCCCTGCCTCCGCCAAGGCCCCCGCGGTGCTGAGCAGTGGCCAGCGCGTGGTGTACGAGTCGGACGTCAACAAAGATGGGCAGCCGCTGATCTACACCTTCACCCTGGAAAACACGACCCCGGTGCAGGTGACCGACGAACCAGCGAGCCATCCCGGCATCTCCCGGAGCGGCGACATCTACTACAACCGGGTCATTACGCCCGTGTGGGGGATCATCACCAAGATCTACCACCGGCAGTGGCCCAACGGGACCGAGCAGGGTGTCACCGCCAACGAACTTGGCGATGAGTATCAGCCGGCCATCAGCCGGGACAACCAGATTCTGGCCTTTACGGCGAAGCGCTACTTCACCCCGAAGGTGGGTCGTCCCCAGGACGTCATCGACCTCATGGCCTACAAGCGTCCGTTTGTCGAGCAGCGGCAGCTCACGCAGTCGGTGGCGGTGGAGTCCAACCCGGCGGTCGATGCGACCGGGCAGTACATTTATGCCACCCAGACCAACGGCGAGCACACCGAAGTCTGGCGCTATGCCTACGCGGATGCCAAGGCGGAGCGGATCGCCGGGATTGAAGATGGGGTCCGCACGAACTGCCACGAGCCCGCTGTCGATGGTCAGAATCGCTGGTGTGTGTACTCCTCCACCCGCGATGGCAACAGCGAGATTTACATCCGCGACCTGAAAACCATGGTCGAGACCCGGCTCACGACCAACGAGTCTTACGACGGGCAGCCGTCGATCACGGAAGATGGCAGTCGCATCGTCTTTGTCAGCGATCGCGATGGGGACAAGGAGTTGTTCGCCATGGACCGCACCGGCGGCAACCTGCGACAGCTCACCAACAACACCTGGGACGACACCAGCCCCTCGGTGCAGTAA
- the yxlF_2 gene encoding putative ABC transporter ATP-binding protein YxlF, with translation MAIALSVRNLTKRYDRFTAVEGIDFEVHGGEILGLLGPNGAGKTTTLKMLAGVMAPTAGEIRLGEIDVVRAPQEAKRWLGYLPQEPYAYEKLTGREFLHFIAEVRSIPVARRATLFEHWLTAFDLTKDADKLLESYSGGMLKKLLLIATLMHEPPVLLLDEPTISLDPLTVRKVRQQLELRAAAGSAIILSTHVLEIAEKLCDRIAIIYGGQLCALGTMPELQAAWLGDVPGTLEDIFLRATGAELDEGALPEGDSASVAGSSLEA, from the coding sequence ATGGCCATCGCCCTGTCGGTCCGAAACCTCACCAAGCGATATGACCGCTTCACTGCTGTCGAAGGAATCGACTTTGAGGTGCATGGGGGCGAGATTCTCGGACTCCTCGGCCCCAACGGGGCGGGCAAGACCACGACGCTGAAAATGCTGGCGGGGGTCATGGCTCCAACTGCCGGCGAAATTCGCCTCGGTGAGATTGATGTCGTGCGGGCCCCCCAGGAAGCAAAGCGCTGGCTCGGGTACCTTCCGCAGGAGCCCTATGCCTATGAAAAGCTCACGGGTCGGGAGTTCCTCCATTTCATTGCCGAGGTCCGGAGCATCCCGGTGGCGCGACGTGCCACCCTCTTCGAGCACTGGCTGACCGCATTTGATCTCACCAAAGATGCCGACAAACTGCTGGAGAGCTACTCCGGCGGGATGCTCAAGAAGCTGCTGCTGATCGCCACCCTTATGCACGAGCCTCCAGTCCTGCTGCTGGATGAGCCGACCATCTCGCTGGACCCCCTGACTGTCCGGAAGGTGCGTCAGCAACTGGAGCTGCGAGCTGCCGCCGGCAGCGCCATCATCCTGAGCACCCATGTGCTGGAGATTGCAGAAAAACTCTGCGACCGAATCGCCATCATCTATGGCGGACAGCTCTGCGCCCTGGGGACCATGCCCGAGCTACAGGCCGCCTGGCTCGGTGATGTCCCGGGCACCCTGGAAGACATCTTTCTCCGGGCCACCGGCGCCGAGCTGGACGAGGGCGCGTTGCCGGAAGGCGACAGCGCGTCGGTCGCCGGGAGCAGCCTCGAGGCATGA
- the bepA_7 gene encoding Beta-barrel assembly-enhancing protease has translation MDQAIAHYTEAIRLNPASALCHGLRGTAFQLQGDLHHAIADYTEAKRLNPAEANYSYLCGRAYSLLGELKPAIDHYSEAIRLNPAGAKAHAHRGSAHLALGSAEQAIADFTEAIRLNPSDTDSLHARALAYQRLDKADLAIADFTELIRQSPADDSAYANRGFLQFALGQTAAAIADYSEAIRLDPTDAESFCLRGRVFQQTGNLSQAIADYSEAIRLSPANSPYFVFRGSALEHQGELEQAVADFSEAIRLDPEDPVIHCARGKAFSALGNLDLAIADYQAALRLAPDDDVVAEALADAKARRGN, from the coding sequence ATGGATCAGGCCATCGCTCATTACACCGAGGCAATCCGGCTAAATCCAGCAAGTGCGCTCTGTCATGGCTTGCGGGGTACCGCCTTTCAGCTTCAGGGTGACTTGCATCACGCCATCGCAGACTACACCGAAGCGAAGCGCCTGAATCCGGCAGAAGCAAACTACAGCTATCTGTGCGGGCGGGCATACAGTTTGCTGGGAGAGTTGAAGCCCGCGATCGATCATTACTCGGAAGCCATTCGGCTGAATCCTGCTGGCGCGAAGGCCCATGCCCATCGCGGTTCAGCTCACCTGGCGCTGGGTTCTGCAGAGCAGGCGATCGCGGACTTCACTGAAGCCATCAGACTGAATCCGTCAGATACAGACAGTCTCCACGCCCGCGCCCTGGCTTATCAACGGTTGGACAAGGCTGACCTGGCGATAGCGGACTTCACTGAGCTCATCCGGCAGAGCCCGGCCGATGACAGCGCTTATGCGAATCGGGGGTTTCTCCAGTTTGCTCTGGGACAAACTGCTGCAGCGATCGCTGACTACTCGGAGGCGATCCGGCTGGATCCGACGGACGCCGAGAGCTTTTGCCTGCGAGGACGTGTGTTTCAGCAGACGGGAAATCTTTCGCAGGCGATCGCTGACTATTCGGAGGCCATTCGCCTGTCCCCTGCCAACTCCCCCTACTTTGTGTTCCGCGGGTCCGCGCTTGAGCACCAGGGCGAACTGGAGCAGGCTGTCGCCGACTTCTCAGAGGCAATTCGACTGGATCCGGAGGACCCTGTTATCCACTGTGCCCGTGGGAAAGCGTTTTCAGCACTGGGGAATCTGGACCTGGCCATCGCGGACTATCAGGCGGCACTCAGGCTCGCTCCGGACGACGACGTTGTGGCAGAGGCGTTGGCTGATGCAAAAGCCCGTCGCGGGAACTAA
- the aviRb gene encoding 23S rRNA (uridine(2479)-2'-O)-methyltransferase, with protein sequence MELFHAPELTGQSTADLPHWLPELAQIPTHCGVYEVPGTLLGKLAYRQEPEGLVVVMRQPAWTLEAIRDRAGDSPLLLLICAGIEKPGNLGAMVRSVAAAGAHGLILTGGPIDACNPNVIRASTGAIFELPVLSSTEQALADWLTAHQVQVLVATPSATLPYTRANLTQPTALLIGAEATGVPAFWLQHASQQGAQIHIPMAPGSVVDSLNAAVTAGILLFEAARQRQR encoded by the coding sequence GTGGAACTGTTCCATGCTCCGGAGCTGACCGGCCAGTCGACTGCCGACCTGCCCCACTGGCTTCCAGAGCTGGCGCAGATTCCGACGCACTGCGGCGTGTACGAAGTCCCCGGAACACTGCTGGGGAAGCTCGCTTATCGACAGGAGCCCGAGGGACTCGTGGTCGTGATGCGGCAGCCGGCGTGGACCCTCGAGGCGATCCGCGACCGGGCGGGCGACTCGCCGCTGCTCCTTCTCATCTGCGCCGGCATCGAAAAGCCAGGGAATCTGGGGGCGATGGTCCGGAGTGTCGCTGCCGCCGGCGCGCACGGGCTGATCCTCACCGGCGGCCCCATCGATGCCTGTAATCCCAATGTCATCCGGGCCAGCACCGGCGCGATTTTCGAGTTGCCGGTCCTGTCGTCCACTGAGCAGGCCCTCGCAGACTGGCTCACAGCGCACCAGGTGCAGGTGCTGGTCGCGACTCCTTCGGCCACTTTGCCGTATACGCGTGCCAATCTGACCCAGCCGACCGCGTTGCTCATCGGTGCGGAAGCGACCGGCGTACCGGCGTTCTGGCTCCAGCACGCCTCGCAGCAGGGAGCGCAGATCCATATCCCGATGGCTCCGGGGAGTGTCGTGGACTCGCTGAACGCAGCGGTGACCGCCGGGATCCTGCTCTTCGAGGCGGCACGGCAACGACAACGTTAA
- the moeA_2 gene encoding Molybdopterin molybdenumtransferase: MSAAPVPVSEALQLIAELAQPHPLVRRSLLEACQRPVARDLIAPRDLPGFDNSQMDGFALAGLPPVCDRWRVIGQMQAGSETAMALQPGEAIRVFTGSPLPSGTEAVVMQEFVTGGTTEEIEVAGALTAGQYIRKQGSDLAAGAVALSAGETLNPAAVGLLSSLGIAEVDICQAPRIGLFTSGDEVVPAGNTPLPHQIIDGNLPMLAAALQGLGLTPHATSYAPDQPEAVRERLKTLLEECDVILTTGGVSVGDFDFVQSALNALGATPLLWRVRQRPGKPLLIARGPAGQVILGLPGNPVSALTCFYIYAWPLLRGMLGYRETHLPSRLLPLMSAVSGIPELTQFLRGTFTSQGVSPLEGQGSHQLSRFAHAHCLIVIPETESLLPIGTPVTCHLLPGTDV; the protein is encoded by the coding sequence ATGTCCGCTGCCCCCGTGCCGGTCTCCGAGGCCCTCCAGCTCATCGCAGAGCTGGCGCAACCCCACCCCCTCGTCCGCAGGTCGCTCCTCGAGGCGTGCCAGCGTCCGGTGGCCCGGGATCTCATCGCGCCTCGCGACCTCCCAGGCTTCGACAACTCGCAGATGGATGGTTTTGCTCTCGCCGGACTCCCCCCGGTCTGTGATCGCTGGCGGGTGATCGGGCAGATGCAGGCCGGAAGCGAGACCGCGATGGCCCTGCAGCCAGGAGAAGCAATCCGGGTCTTTACGGGCAGTCCGCTGCCATCAGGGACCGAAGCGGTAGTCATGCAGGAGTTCGTCACTGGAGGAACAACCGAAGAGATTGAGGTCGCCGGAGCGCTGACCGCGGGGCAGTACATCCGGAAGCAGGGGAGCGACCTCGCCGCCGGAGCGGTGGCGTTGTCCGCTGGGGAGACGCTGAATCCGGCAGCGGTCGGACTCCTCAGCTCTCTGGGAATCGCCGAAGTCGACATCTGTCAGGCTCCCCGCATCGGGCTCTTTACGTCGGGGGATGAAGTTGTCCCGGCTGGCAATACCCCCCTGCCGCATCAGATCATCGATGGCAATCTCCCAATGCTGGCCGCCGCCCTGCAGGGACTTGGTCTCACGCCCCATGCGACCAGCTACGCCCCCGACCAGCCCGAAGCTGTGCGTGAGCGACTGAAGACATTGCTGGAAGAGTGCGATGTCATCCTCACGACCGGGGGGGTGTCGGTCGGGGACTTCGATTTCGTACAGAGCGCCCTCAACGCTCTGGGCGCGACTCCCCTCCTGTGGCGCGTGCGACAGCGTCCCGGCAAGCCGTTGCTCATCGCCCGGGGTCCTGCAGGGCAGGTGATCCTCGGGCTCCCCGGCAATCCGGTCAGCGCGCTCACCTGCTTCTACATCTATGCCTGGCCCCTGCTGCGCGGGATGCTCGGCTATCGGGAGACCCACTTGCCATCACGGCTGCTGCCGCTCATGTCCGCTGTGTCGGGTATACCGGAACTGACGCAATTCCTGCGGGGCACCTTCACCTCCCAGGGAGTCTCGCCCCTGGAAGGCCAGGGATCGCATCAGCTCAGCCGGTTCGCCCATGCCCATTGCCTGATCGTGATTCCAGAGACTGAAAGTCTCCTGCCCATCGGAACGCCCGTCACCTGTCATCTCCTTCCTGGCACCGACGTGTAG
- the dnaJ_5 gene encoding Chaperone protein DnaJ produces MGMQRVQQPDYYALLGVEPTASPEELRVAHKRAMKAVHPDLNPEVDPTAAAQVNAAFEVLSDPAKRQAYDATRRPRRPTLSTRHDPQVRDARREAEQAASSRARETRRPAPSAAELAAAEAKREALRRDKEAAQQRLAADKARLAATAAERNAKRREQREKKEVAQETTTARKAAIDARMRQPTRTPAQARQESDWQAFRAMALKTLRSPVFLQDCGAPYREGPGRWEAHRDGIFWIPQQGRPVLLKNLDIDATLQKLWQTGRVSQQAMIESFMRRTDDITARRSGWSLFRLLQQAPFFDVRPDPSWALLFNRQVWETDSLR; encoded by the coding sequence ATGGGGATGCAGAGGGTGCAGCAACCGGACTACTACGCGCTCCTGGGAGTCGAACCGACGGCGTCCCCGGAAGAGCTCCGGGTGGCGCATAAGCGCGCCATGAAGGCAGTGCACCCAGACCTAAATCCTGAGGTGGATCCCACCGCCGCCGCGCAGGTGAATGCCGCCTTCGAGGTCCTGAGCGATCCGGCCAAACGACAGGCCTATGACGCCACCCGCCGGCCCCGTCGCCCTACTCTCTCGACCCGTCACGATCCGCAAGTCCGCGATGCGCGTCGCGAAGCCGAACAGGCGGCATCGAGTCGGGCCAGAGAAACCCGACGTCCAGCGCCGAGTGCAGCAGAACTCGCGGCGGCAGAGGCCAAGCGGGAAGCGCTGCGTCGGGATAAAGAAGCCGCACAGCAGCGACTGGCTGCCGACAAAGCGCGGCTGGCGGCCACCGCCGCTGAACGCAATGCGAAACGTCGGGAACAACGAGAAAAGAAGGAGGTCGCGCAGGAGACTACGACGGCCCGCAAGGCGGCCATCGATGCCCGGATGCGGCAGCCGACCCGTACACCAGCGCAGGCGCGACAGGAGTCAGACTGGCAGGCTTTCCGGGCAATGGCCTTGAAAACCCTGCGAAGTCCGGTCTTCCTGCAGGACTGCGGCGCCCCGTATCGCGAGGGACCAGGGCGCTGGGAAGCCCATCGCGATGGCATCTTCTGGATTCCGCAGCAGGGGCGTCCGGTGCTGCTGAAGAATCTCGACATCGATGCCACGCTGCAAAAGCTCTGGCAAACCGGGCGGGTCAGTCAGCAGGCGATGATCGAATCTTTTATGCGTCGTACGGATGATATCACCGCCCGGCGCTCCGGCTGGTCGTTGTTTCGCCTGTTGCAGCAGGCTCCCTTTTTTGATGTTCGTCCTGACCCCTCATGGGCGTTGCTCTTCAATCGCCAGGTCTGGGAGACCGACAGCCTCAGATAG
- a CDS encoding 4-hydroxy-2-oxovalerate aldolase has product MALAFSPLPATAAPGLRAAELLECTLRDGSYAIDYAFTAAEAAALAQGLEQAGVRWIEIGHGLGLGASTRGHGQSAATDQEYCEAVDAVLTSARWGVFFIPGIGVHEELAAAISAGLDFVRIGTNVTECHQMEPFIRQAIDAGVVPCANLMKSYAVTPAQFADFARQCWQMGAQVVSVVDSAGGMLPAEVARYVDAALQAEPAMVLGFHGHNNLGLANANALAALDAGAVWVDSTLNGLGRSAGNAITESLVLVLERAGYQTGIDPIRIQDLGHRAIRPYLEHRGGIEPLDLTLGAARFHSSYLAQATAIAREYDLDARQLVLAVGAVDPEHPTPELMRRLAASLVREAASAGEYPARIPL; this is encoded by the coding sequence ATGGCCCTGGCATTTTCCCCATTGCCGGCGACTGCGGCCCCCGGACTCCGGGCGGCGGAACTCCTGGAATGCACCCTGCGCGATGGTTCCTACGCTATCGACTACGCCTTTACCGCTGCCGAGGCCGCGGCGCTGGCGCAGGGCCTGGAACAGGCAGGAGTCCGCTGGATCGAGATTGGCCACGGCCTGGGACTGGGGGCCAGCACCCGGGGGCATGGCCAGTCGGCGGCGACCGATCAGGAGTACTGCGAGGCGGTCGATGCGGTCCTGACCTCCGCCAGGTGGGGTGTCTTCTTCATCCCTGGCATCGGCGTCCATGAGGAACTGGCGGCCGCTATCAGCGCCGGACTCGATTTTGTCCGCATCGGTACCAACGTCACCGAATGCCACCAGATGGAGCCCTTTATCCGGCAGGCTATCGACGCGGGTGTCGTGCCCTGTGCGAATCTGATGAAAAGCTACGCCGTCACCCCTGCGCAATTCGCCGACTTCGCCCGCCAGTGCTGGCAGATGGGGGCGCAGGTGGTGTCGGTTGTTGACTCCGCCGGTGGGATGCTCCCCGCGGAAGTCGCGCGGTATGTTGATGCCGCCCTGCAGGCCGAGCCAGCGATGGTGTTGGGCTTTCACGGTCACAACAATCTCGGACTCGCCAACGCCAACGCCCTTGCTGCCCTGGATGCCGGGGCGGTCTGGGTCGACAGCACGCTGAACGGCCTCGGACGCTCGGCGGGCAATGCCATCACGGAGTCGCTGGTCCTGGTCCTCGAGCGGGCGGGGTATCAGACCGGAATCGATCCCATCCGTATCCAGGACCTGGGACATCGGGCCATTCGTCCTTATCTTGAACATCGCGGGGGCATCGAGCCGCTGGACCTCACCCTGGGTGCCGCCCGCTTCCACTCGTCGTACCTGGCACAAGCCACCGCCATCGCCCGGGAGTACGATCTCGATGCCCGACAACTGGTCCTGGCGGTCGGGGCGGTGGACCCCGAACATCCGACCCCGGAGCTGATGCGCCGCCTCGCCGCCTCCCTGGTTCGGGAAGCGGCCTCAGCGGGTGAGTACCCGGCCCGCATCCCGCTCTGA
- the glmU_2 gene encoding Bifunctional protein GlmU — MAQPIVGAILAAGRGDRILPLSESWPKPLLPICNKPIIQYQLELMHQAGIREAYLVVGHLKERLRDWFGDGESLGMTLHYLEQESQLGIAHAVGKLEKHIAHPFLLFLGDIFIIPDRLERMVELFHQREAGAILAVMEDTPENIRRNFSVRLATRPDGSLDPSSRVVRVIEKPRYVNNPLKGCGIYLFDVTIFDAIRRTPRTALRDEYELTEAIQIFIDDGAAVYPANVIKADMNVTVPEDLLRISARELERRGLDAVVDPSTDVPEGCKLVRAVVGAQVSIPEEVTLIQDTVIFSHSRVRPQPHIRNNLITPEYDLYFEDYRPPAAL, encoded by the coding sequence ATGGCCCAGCCCATTGTCGGCGCGATTCTGGCGGCAGGGCGGGGGGATCGTATCCTCCCGTTGAGCGAGTCGTGGCCCAAGCCGCTCCTCCCCATTTGCAACAAGCCGATCATTCAGTACCAGCTCGAACTGATGCACCAGGCGGGGATCCGCGAGGCGTATCTCGTGGTGGGGCACCTGAAGGAGCGGCTGCGCGACTGGTTCGGCGATGGGGAATCCCTCGGCATGACGCTGCATTACCTGGAGCAGGAATCGCAGCTCGGCATCGCCCATGCCGTCGGGAAACTCGAAAAGCACATCGCGCATCCGTTTTTGCTGTTTTTGGGCGACATCTTCATCATCCCCGACCGCCTGGAGCGGATGGTGGAACTCTTTCACCAGCGCGAAGCCGGGGCGATTCTCGCCGTCATGGAAGACACGCCGGAGAACATCCGACGGAACTTCTCGGTGCGACTTGCGACTCGTCCTGATGGCTCCCTGGACCCTTCCAGCCGGGTCGTCCGGGTCATCGAAAAGCCCCGCTACGTCAACAATCCCCTCAAGGGCTGCGGCATCTATCTGTTCGATGTGACGATTTTCGATGCCATCCGCCGAACCCCCCGGACCGCGCTCAGAGATGAGTATGAACTCACCGAGGCGATCCAGATTTTCATCGACGATGGCGCGGCGGTCTATCCGGCAAATGTGATTAAAGCCGACATGAATGTCACGGTCCCCGAGGATCTCCTCCGCATCAGTGCCCGGGAGCTGGAGCGACGGGGGCTTGATGCCGTGGTCGATCCCTCCACCGACGTCCCGGAGGGCTGCAAGCTGGTCCGGGCGGTTGTTGGAGCGCAGGTGTCGATTCCCGAAGAGGTCACCCTGATTCAGGACACTGTTATCTTCAGTCACTCCCGGGTCCGGCCCCAGCCGCACATCCGCAACAACCTGATTACGCCGGAATACGACCTCTACTTCGAGGACTACCGGCCCCCAGCCGCACTCTGA
- the fabG_2 gene encoding 3-oxoacyl-[acyl-carrier-protein] reductase FabG encodes MAIAIAGGTGGIGLGIAVALVQQGYQVRLQDRGPGATRDRAYATLEPLRADALLDCTSCDFRRPGEVEHLAAVWSEGPLSGLVCAVGPFLTGSWDALSPAQHQMLLQTNLLSPWQLLQLLMPRFRATGGGVITLIGQNRIQDLAAAPRWASYNAAKAGLVVLTRTIAQAEGPAGIRINLVNPGIIHNGMYSEAFFARAAQQVPLRRVGQPADLAELVCFLHSPAAGYISGAVIDCNGGLDNTAAI; translated from the coding sequence ATGGCGATCGCGATTGCGGGAGGGACCGGCGGGATTGGCCTGGGAATCGCGGTGGCGCTGGTACAGCAGGGCTATCAGGTCCGGCTGCAGGATCGCGGTCCGGGTGCCACGCGGGACCGGGCGTATGCGACCCTGGAGCCCCTCCGGGCGGATGCGCTCCTGGACTGCACCTCATGCGACTTCCGGCGGCCCGGCGAGGTCGAGCATCTGGCGGCGGTCTGGAGCGAAGGCCCTCTGTCGGGGCTGGTGTGCGCGGTCGGACCCTTTCTCACCGGCAGTTGGGATGCCCTCTCACCCGCCCAGCACCAGATGCTGCTGCAGACCAATCTCCTGAGCCCCTGGCAACTGCTGCAACTCCTCATGCCACGCTTTCGTGCCACCGGCGGGGGTGTCATCACGCTCATTGGGCAGAACCGCATCCAGGACCTTGCGGCAGCGCCACGATGGGCAAGCTACAACGCGGCCAAAGCGGGACTCGTAGTCCTGACCCGCACCATCGCCCAGGCCGAAGGCCCCGCCGGAATTCGGATCAATCTCGTGAATCCCGGCATCATCCACAACGGGATGTACAGCGAGGCCTTCTTTGCGCGGGCTGCCCAGCAGGTCCCCCTGCGACGGGTCGGGCAACCGGCAGACCTTGCGGAGCTCGTCTGCTTTTTGCATTCCCCGGCGGCAGGGTACATCTCCGGGGCGGTCATCGACTGCAACGGCGGCCTCGATAACACGGCGGCTATCTGA